CGTGTAGAGAGTCATACGTGAAAATCACGCACATCGCGCACACCGCGCACGGCGGCGGGGTCTAGCTGATCTCTCCCGCCGTTCACATAGGGACCCGCGCCCCCAGGAAAACATCTCCGAGTGCAAAATGAAAACCAAAACATGGGGCGGGGATATAGCAAATCCCTTGGATCCCGCGAGCCGCCCGAACCAGTGGCCGAGTTACGTATAACTTTTTTTGATTGTTTGATTATTCGATCGGCACGCAGATGCCGACGCACAAGACCGCAGAAGCGGTCAGGTACGCTCGTCACGAGAGACAACCAATGCAACACGCAAACGACAACGACCAACCCATAGCAGCCGACCATGTTACCGAGGTCCGCCCGCGCCCTGGCGAGCTGAACCGCATTCTACACCGCCGCTTCCCCGGTATGGGGCCGGCCCATGGCTGGCAATTGGATGCGGCGGCGAGGGCGACGTTTAATGCGGATATGTCCAAGTGGTTTGGTTTGGACGGGCGATGGCATTCAACTGCCGAGCAATATCGCCAGAGCAAAGGCAAGCGCCGCACCAAACAGGCGGCCACCCCCAACAAGCCCGGCAAGCCCGCCAGGCCAGAGCTACTGGATTGGCAGCAGGACGTGGGCGCACCGTACTCCAGGTGGTCGCATGCAGTTGCGGAGGGCGCTGAATTTCTTGCGGGCCGCACCGCCCCGGCGACAAGCGGCATTCGGCTCATGCAATTCGGTGCCGTTGAGGACGCCATGATCCGGGCAATCGACGCCAAGCGATTCCTGACGCAGGTGGCCAATGATAATGAGCCCGACATTCGCAGGAACAGGCCGCGCCGGAGGAAAATCGCGCTGGCGGCTTAAAATCCAGTTTTCGCCATAGTTGGGAACGTATCACCTTGAAGACCACGATTTGTGGTCTGACGTGACGTGCACTCGGCGCGCTGGCCACCACCCGGCGTCGCCACTTTTTCCCGGCCCTGAGCCGCGAAGCCGCTGCATGCGGCGTTTTATTTAACCCTCCAATCGCAATTTCCAATCCTGAAAGGAGAGCGGCCCCAATGGCCACTTGGAATCACGTGCTCGACGCGATCGAGCGTCATCTTGATTTCCCGCGCTCGCGAAGCACCGGAATCGCCAGGCGTTTGCAGGAAGCCGGAATCTTGCCTTCCGGCGCACCGGGCGTTGCGCCTGAGCTAGACGAGGACAATGTTCTCGACCTCGTTGTTGCGCTCGCCTCTGACACCGAGTTGCACACCGCTGTTGACGCGGTCCGCGCCTACCACGCGATGACACCCGGTAGTGTCAACCTGGATGGGGCCCCGCAGTCGATTCCCAACGCGCCGATCGCTGTTGCGATTTTGGTCGAGGACGCACGCACTGGCGTCGCGGAGGCGCGAAAATCTCAGGTTACCGTATCCTGCAATTGTAGAGCCGTCGCGATTCACAAACCTGATGGGTCGGTCAGTCGCTTCAGTCAGCCGGGCGCTCATTGCGCTCACTGGCAATCCAATGGCCATCACAAGTCAGTCACCATCAACGTCGCCGCTGTGGCCGGTATCATTGATGCATTGTTTGGAAAGGTTGTTGCCTAATGGCTCCGTTGAAGACGAAGACCACCGACGAATTCCGCGTCCCCAGCCTCGCGGAGGCCGACAGCTCGTACGCCGACCTGATCGCGAAACGCGTGGAATTGGAGCAGAGAGACTCTAAGCTCAACAGCGAGCGCTCGAAACTGCGCGGTAAGATCGAGGCGGGCAGGGCGGCTTTTGGGAAACATATCTCGCCCGGCGTGGCCGCGCTGCTTGGTGACGATCCTACTGACAGCATTGCCGATCTGTCGCGGCAGCTCCGCGAAGTCACCACGGAGATAGCAAACATCGAGTCAGCGCGGGAGGTCCTGCATAGGCGCACAGACGAAGCGCGGAACGTAGCCTCCAAGCTCGTGTGCTTCACCGTGATGCCAGAGTACCAGCGCCGTTTGGGTGCGGTATGTGAGGCCGCTCGCGCGTTGGAAGCAGCCAAGCCCGAGAAAAGCACGACGCGCTGCTGGACGATCTGGAGCGCGAGGATGTGCGCCTCGGTTATCTGCGGCCAGTGCGCGCGCACTTCTTGGGCGATCGGCGCGAAGGCCGCGCTTTTTACTTTTTGAAGGAAGTGAAGGAGGCGGGCCACAATGTCTAAGGGATCCGAACGCACTTCCGATGTGGCCGACCGAAAGCCAGTTCGGCGCCGTGTAAAGATGCCTGGCGAAAGCCGACACTCCGAGTGCTCGGACTCACCAGCCGTGATTGCGCGCAAGTTGATGCAAGCGAAACGCGAGAAACGATTGCGGGTGACGCAACGCAATGGCTGAAACCATCTCAGGATTCGCGATTTCCTGGAATCGGCCGGCCATCATCGCGGGGCTCTTCGAGGAACGCTTCGCGCGCGGCGCATTCGACAAGCACATCGCGCAAAATCCAGACGTCGCCGCGCTTTGCAGTCATGATGTCAGCAGGCCTCTGGGGCGCATCAGCAACGGCACCCTCAAACTACGTTCGGATAACGTCGGACTCTACTACTCGTTAGAGCCGCATCCTGATGCGCCTTTAGGGCAGGAGGCCTTGGCACTGTCAACGAGGTGAGCGTGTCGTTTACTCCAGTTGTCGAGGAGTGGGACGACGGTGGCGACATTCCGAAGCGCCTCATCACCGAGGCCAAACTTTTCGAGATCAGCTTGGTCCTGTGGGGAGCCTACGGCAAGGACACCTCAGCTCAGATCAGTCGAGCATCCAGCAACAACCAGGCAGCACGACGGCGCGTTGAAGCGAAGATGCGGGCCCGCGGCATCCTTTAAGCGCAGGGGGAGGGGTGGGTCAGATCCCTCCCACTGCCGCCACTAGCTACCGGCGGCCCCCCATTTCACGCGCATCTGCAATTCGGACCCCCAGGGGCAAAATGCCACGACCAAGAAAGCCGGCCGCCAAGGCGCTGGTTGAAGGCCGGCACATCATCAATGCTGGCCGCTATAAACGCAACGATCCAACCGGTGCCGAAATCGGCGCTCCACCCACTTGGCTAAACGAGCAACAGGCCAATGCATGGCGTGAATTCGCCAGCGAGTTGCCATGGCTCAATGCATCTCACCGTTGTCTTGTCTCCATCGCATCAGTCTTGCGCGCTCGCCTGCAAAGCGGCGCGGAGATGGGTACAAAATCGCTCAGCCTACTGAGGCTGTGCCTAAGCAGTATGGGCGCGACACCGGCCGATGCGAGCAAGATCAGTTGGGCGCCGGCAGAGGAGGCGGACGATTTACTTGACTAAAACTCACGGACACTCCGGCAGAGCTAGTAGGTTATCGTTGTAGTAGCCGTCAGCGTGAGTTCGAACATATTTTCCGTTCGGGCCGCTAACGACGCCAACGTCCGCGCGCTTACCGCCGACCAACGTAAAGAATGTATTGGTCCCGTTCTCGATCGATCGAATGACCTCCGATCTCGGCCACACCAACCACACGCCTCCGAATGCGACATACTGGCAATTGCTGGCGTCGAAGGGGGATGCTGGCGCCACGGGCTCAACCGGTGCTGCGGGGGCCAACGCCCCCACGTATGGCGGCACTTCGACCACGTCGCTCGCTATCGGCACCGGATCCAAAGCGTTCACCACGCAGGCCGGCCTCGCCTATCAGAATGGCGCTCGCGTGCGGGCTAGCTCGGCGGCGAACACGGCGAATTGGATGGAAGGCCTCGTCACCTACAGCGGCACGACGCTGACCATGACGTCCGACAAGACCGGCGGCAGCGGCACGCTCGCGGACTGGAACTTCAACGTGGTGGGCCAGCCTGGGGCTGGTGATCTGTCGAGCGCCAACAATCTGTCGGACGTGGCGAGTGCTCAAACGTCACGTGGCAATCTCGGGGTTCTGTCTCCGCCGCAAGGTCGCCTGACCCTGGTGAGCGCAACGCCCGTGATGACGACGACGCAGAGCGCCAAAACGACGCTGTACTATGCGCTCTACAACGGCAATCAGGTGCCAATCTATGACGGCACCAAACTCACGATGACGACATTTGCCGAGTTGTCGATCGCGACGACCGACATCACCAAGAACCCCGCGGCGATCGGCGCCAGCAAGGTCAATGACTGGTTTGTCTGGAACGACAGCGGTACGCTGCGGCTGCCTCACGGTCCCGACTGGACAAGCGACACGGTGCGCTCGGCTGGAACGGCGTTGGGCCAGGTCAATGGTATCTGGCTCAACAATCAAGCCATCACCAATGGGCCGGCAGCGTGGCGCGGAGGCACCACGCGCAGCAATGCATCGTCGCAACTTGATTGGATTCTTGGCGGTTCGGGGTCTGGCGGTGTGGCTGGGTACCTCGGCGTGTGGGATGCCTATAACCGCGTGACGGCATCCGCAGCGGCGATCGATAGCGGCCTCGCATACACCTATTCCAGCGCGACCGTGAGGCAGGCGAGAGCGTCCGCAGGCAATCAGGTGTCGGCTGTATTCGGGCTGGCCGAAGATGCGACGCAGATTTCGTATGCATCACGCATTGGTCTGGTCACGAACTCAGCAGCCGCGGTTTCCGGTATTGGCGTGGATGCGACCAACGTTTTCATTGGTCAGGGGGTTCTTGCAGGCGGACGAATACTACTCAGGTCGGTGGAGCAGCCGCGTACGCGGCTCCGCCACTATTGGGTTTGCACGTGTTCTCAGCCAACGAACAGGGCGATGGCACCAACGCCAACAACATCAACGTGGCAGGTCAGAACGCGCTTAGCGTCCTGGCGAGGATGTAAGATCGGTGCCACCCGTATGGCCTGCGGACGCGCGTCGCGACAAGCCATTCTTTTGTCGGAGTCGCGCACTACTTTTCATTTTTGAAAAATGGAGAAGTAAGGTGGCAATTGGGACAGTGAAGTGGTTCAACCCAACAAAGGGGTATGGGTTCATTCAACCGGATTCCGGCGGCAATGACGTCTTTGTCCACATCTCCGCGGTTGAGAAGGCTGGTTTTACTTCGCTCGCAGAGGGCGCAAAAGTCAGCTTCGACATCGTGAAAAATCGCGGAAAGGAGTCGGCGGAAAATCTACGAATCGAGTGATGCACCACCCATTGTGTTGCTCAACAGAAAGGCCGCAGTGGTACGCCGCTGCGGGCGGCCGAGGAGATCGATCGGAATCGGCCGATGGATAAGGCGCTATTGTTCGCGTGGGCGTGCGCTCTAATCCTCTTGGTACTGTTCGTCGCGCTGTACCTTCCTTGGTAGTAAGTTGCCGATGGCGACTCGCCACGGCGCTGCCTGCGATCCGAGACTGATTGCCAAGTCACCGCCCACAATCCTGGTAGTTGCTCTAGGGCATTCGTCCGGAGGATACGTTGCCCGGTCAGCTTCTCCCTCCCTTGAGGCTGACCGGGCGAAGTTAGTGGCGCGCGCGATAGGGACAGCGCTTTATCGGTCCACCCCAAAGCACCGAGTCACGTGGCCGCTAACGTTCCCGCTGTTTAGGTCGCGCGGCTGCCACCGTGAGCCCGGTGTGATCCTTGAGGCTATCGATTACCTTGAGCGCGGCTTCGAGTTCATCTCGAAGACGCTTCGTAATCCGCAGAATGCCGCTCGCGAGCTCCTCGCGGCTGATTTCTGCACCGTGAGCAACTTTTTCTTCGAGGTCGCGTATAGCTTCGTCGATCTTGTGCAGCGAGAATGTGCTAGGCATCATCCGGCTCCGTCCTGATTAAGGGGCCGGCATCCGCCGACCCGCAGCGTAAAAATGCGTCCGCTACACGGTTTAGTAAAGCGGGTGGTGTTGCGGGAAAATCTGTCCCCATCTCGCGTCTGAGCGCCTCGAATTCGGATAAGGTCGAAAGAGGGCAATCCGCCACCGCGTCCATTTTTGAGCAGATAACTTCAACCCGGGATCGCCAATCGGCCAGCTGTTCTTCAGTTCGCTGTGGCGCGTACGTGTCTTCTGCCGGTGTATGGCTTGGCCTACGGACGTAGTCCGTGAATGCTTGGATTGCCGCTACCACTTCGGTCCTAGGCACGGCGGTTACTCCTATGAGCGGAGCCAGCTCGAACATTTGCAGGCCGAGCACTTTGATATGGCATGCACGCGGGGGCGCGACAACCCACTGGTACTGGTAGGTGCTTCCAGTCCTTCTCAGCGATACTCCTTGGTGGCACCAGGGGGGAATTTTGGGCCCCTCGGGAGCAAAGGTGGCCAGCCCTGCCAATCCAAGGGGCGAAGGCTGGCCACCATCGCTTGCGACGTCACCACACAGGGTAGCTACAGGCCAATGGATGCACATATTCGAGCAGCAAATCACGTCCCTGCGGTCCCAAGCGCTTGCGGTGTTTGCAGCCAATCAGGCCAGCGCGGCCGATCAGTCTTTGAGCCAAGCAGATCGCCAAATCGCGACGTCTAATGCCGAGGAGGCTCGACAGCTTGAAACCCAACCTCGGGCCGAAGGAGGCGCGGAAGATCGCTGCACGCATACGCGCTCTTCTAGGAGAGCCGCGTGTGTGCCAACCGGTTCGGGTGGCATGCCTGTGAGACTTTCGCCAGCGCGCCCGCGCTGCTTGCGGTGTGCGGGTTAGTCATAAAAGGCACTGGGTGCGCTCGCGATAGCTGACGAAAGGGTGACGGACTGTCTTGCTTCAATCACGACCGACAGGCTGCCAGGACTCCAAGTCAGTCTCCGAAAGAGAGACCCCAGCACGGGCAGCATGCTGGGGCGAGACGTTGGGCTGACGCGAGCCAGAAATCGAGCCACGACTCGATCATTATGACCGTGTAAATGTAGAGCAGCATCACGCACCGGTCAAAATCGCACTGCATGACAGTAATCGGCGGTAGGATCTTCGTTCGCGCTTTGAGGTGCAATCCGAGCAAACGCGAGAAAACGGCAGTTGCTAATCGCGCATAAGCAAATCTCACGTCCTGAAAAACGACCAAGTTGCTATCGCAACCAAAGGCTGTCCACCGGAAAGAGACGGCTTCGCTCTCCGCAAATGTCCGGTGGTTGGCTAGGTGCGAGAGGTTTTACATCAAGCGACGTAAGGAGATTTGGGAGCAGGTGCAGGCAGAAATGGCCGTTGGAGAAAGTGCGAGAATTTCTCGCACTTTATCGAAGCCGAAACGGGCCGAGGGAATAAACAATTCGCATCTGCAGCAGGCCATCTCCACTGGTGCCGGTGCGGCGAGTCTCCGCGCCGTAGCCGATTGGAACGAGCGCAAATCGTTTGACGAGCGCCGCCGCGCTGGCGGCCCTGAAGCTCCGTGTCGGGATGCGCAGGGCGGCCGGAAGGAAAAAGCGTTAGCTCGCGGAAGGGGGGTCTTAGCCGTGGAGGCCGTCGCTAGTGGGGATCACGGGCACTCAGCCAGTGAAAGAAGATTGTCTGGCTGAACGCCGTCCGCCGTTGTCTTGATGTATTTGTGCCCGTTGTGTTCGGCCACGACCACGCCAGCCATGAGTCCGTCTTCTTCGACATAGAACTCCCATTCGCCGCT
This genomic stretch from Bradyrhizobium daqingense harbors:
- a CDS encoding DUF3892 domain-containing protein, yielding MAPASPFDASNCQYVAFGGVWLVWPRSEVIRSIENGTNTFFTLVGGKRADVGVVSGPNGKYVRTHADGYYNDNLLALPECP
- a CDS encoding cold-shock protein; protein product: MAIGTVKWFNPTKGYGFIQPDSGGNDVFVHISAVEKAGFTSLAEGAKVSFDIVKNRGKESAENLRIE
- a CDS encoding DUF3892 domain-containing protein; its protein translation is MVKLARVRCINKTDRMNPHERIESVGGEYSNGSQWKQSVVQTIRDIESGEWEFYVEEDGLMAGVVVAEHNGHKYIKTTADGVQPDNLLSLAECP